Proteins co-encoded in one Meiothermus sp. genomic window:
- a CDS encoding aldo/keto reductase, translating to MSEQIQIKGLPAIPPMGIGTWQWGDRLVWGYGNGYQAGDTEAAYRAALQGGVRLFDTAEFYGFGLSERLIGRFYHAYEPKPLVVSKLFPYPWRFSRKTLFAALKKSLQRLQMQQLDLYLLHWPWKPVPLEQWALSLAEAYEQGLTRAVGVSNHNLQQLERVAKVLDRHRVPLAVNQVEYHLLERKPEQTGLLRAMQAEGIVLMAYSPLAMGWLTGKYSLDNPPPGRYRAQRYVTRKAQIPALLQALNEIAESLGATPAQVALRWCIQKGTLPIPGAKNARQAEGNAGALRICLSEAQMARLDALSSGEGSG from the coding sequence GTGAGCGAGCAGATTCAGATCAAGGGACTTCCGGCCATCCCGCCCATGGGTATCGGCACCTGGCAGTGGGGCGACCGGCTGGTCTGGGGCTACGGCAATGGCTACCAGGCAGGCGATACCGAGGCAGCCTACCGGGCGGCCTTGCAGGGTGGGGTACGGCTTTTTGACACCGCCGAGTTTTATGGTTTTGGTCTTTCGGAAAGGCTAATCGGGCGCTTCTACCACGCTTATGAGCCCAAGCCCCTGGTGGTGAGCAAACTGTTTCCCTACCCCTGGCGCTTCTCCCGCAAAACGCTGTTTGCTGCGCTTAAAAAAAGCCTGCAGCGCTTGCAGATGCAGCAGCTAGATCTGTACCTGCTGCACTGGCCCTGGAAGCCGGTTCCGCTCGAGCAATGGGCGCTTTCGCTGGCCGAAGCCTACGAGCAGGGGCTGACCCGGGCGGTAGGGGTCTCCAACCATAACCTCCAGCAGCTTGAACGCGTGGCTAAGGTACTCGATCGGCACCGGGTGCCGCTGGCTGTCAACCAGGTGGAATACCACCTGCTCGAGCGCAAACCTGAACAGACGGGCCTTTTGCGTGCCATGCAGGCCGAGGGTATCGTGCTGATGGCCTACAGCCCGCTGGCTATGGGCTGGCTAACCGGCAAGTATAGCCTGGACAACCCCCCACCAGGCCGCTACCGGGCCCAGCGCTATGTCACCCGCAAGGCCCAGATTCCCGCACTGCTTCAGGCTCTTAACGAGATCGCCGAGTCGCTGGGCGCCACCCCCGCCCAGGTGGCCCTGCGCTGGTGCATACAAAAAGGCACCCTGCCCATTCCGGGTGCAAAAAACGCGCGCCAGGCCGAGGGAAACGCTGGGGCTTTGCGAATCTGCCTTTCCGAGGCGCAGATGGCCCGGCTGGATGCTTTGAGCAGTGGGGAAGGGTCGGGTTAG
- a CDS encoding ATP cone domain-containing protein — protein MREVFIKTPGGFRWPFSKGLLVESMMMAGLKMEPAMSVAHTIEEQLRARKKPEVTALALKKMLIQEVEKNFGPEMAERLRGQTQAFEDIVVREGYRRRPFSKGVLVRSLEDAGFSMREAQTIARSLENRLRRSGVRSIDADELERRIAAEIEELFGPAAKNRYAGRQALAGEIFVEEGEGEPRVPFSKGVLAQSVMAVGLSPDAAYRLARDVERRLRDSGSTVVKRDYLRKAVSEELMEEAGEEVARRYHLLRSIRRAVKPVHLLIGGVAGVGKSVLASALAYRLGITRMISTDAVREILRATIPKDLLPTLHTSSFESWRVLTTPQKAEPSAALVMQGFRDQVSRVAVGLRAIQERSAREKTSLVVEGVHVVPGYMTHQYQHEVIQIPIMLVLEDEALHRDRFALRERETGGSRTSGAYAQHFGEIRLIQQHLIELARGAGVPLIPAENLDRAIEKGLEVIVDRLQEAYFDVVQG, from the coding sequence GTGCGCGAAGTGTTTATCAAGACGCCGGGAGGGTTTCGCTGGCCGTTTTCGAAGGGGCTTCTGGTGGAGTCCATGATGATGGCGGGCCTCAAGATGGAGCCGGCTATGTCGGTGGCCCACACCATCGAGGAACAACTGCGGGCCCGCAAAAAGCCAGAAGTTACTGCCCTGGCGCTCAAAAAAATGCTGATTCAAGAGGTGGAAAAAAACTTTGGCCCCGAGATGGCCGAACGGCTCAGGGGCCAGACCCAGGCCTTTGAAGACATTGTGGTTCGGGAGGGCTACCGCCGCCGGCCTTTCTCCAAGGGGGTGCTGGTGCGCAGCCTGGAGGATGCGGGGTTCTCTATGCGCGAGGCCCAGACCATTGCCCGCTCGCTGGAAAACCGCCTGCGCCGCAGTGGGGTGCGCTCGATTGATGCCGATGAGCTGGAGCGGCGTATTGCAGCCGAGATCGAAGAGCTATTTGGGCCTGCTGCAAAAAACCGCTATGCCGGAAGGCAGGCCTTGGCCGGAGAAATTTTTGTGGAGGAAGGGGAAGGTGAGCCGCGGGTGCCTTTCTCCAAAGGGGTACTGGCCCAGTCGGTAATGGCGGTGGGGCTATCGCCCGATGCGGCCTACCGGCTGGCCCGCGATGTGGAACGCCGCTTGCGCGATAGCGGTTCGACTGTGGTCAAGCGCGACTACCTGCGTAAAGCGGTCTCGGAAGAGCTCATGGAGGAAGCCGGGGAAGAGGTAGCCCGCCGCTATCACCTGCTACGAAGCATTCGACGGGCGGTTAAGCCGGTGCATCTGCTGATTGGAGGGGTGGCCGGGGTAGGGAAGAGCGTGCTGGCCTCGGCCCTGGCCTATCGGCTGGGCATTACCCGCATGATTTCAACCGATGCGGTACGGGAAATACTGCGGGCGACCATCCCCAAAGACCTGCTGCCCACCCTGCACACCAGCAGTTTTGAGTCGTGGCGGGTGCTGACCACGCCTCAGAAAGCCGAACCCAGCGCAGCGCTGGTAATGCAGGGGTTTCGTGATCAGGTCTCGAGGGTGGCGGTGGGTCTGCGGGCCATTCAGGAGCGCAGCGCCCGGGAAAAAACCTCGCTGGTGGTGGAGGGTGTGCACGTGGTGCCGGGCTACATGACCCACCAGTACCAGCACGAGGTCATTCAGATTCCCATTATGCTGGTGCTCGAGGACGAGGCCCTGCACCGCGACCGCTTTGCCCTGCGTGAACGAGAGACCGGGGGGTCGCGCACCAGTGGGGCTTATGCGCAGCACTTCGGCGAAATTCGCCTCATCCAGCAGCACCTGATTGAACTTGCTCGAGGTGCCGGGGTTCCCCTTATTCCGGCCGAGAACCTGGATCGGGCCATTGAAAAAGGCCTCGAGGTGATTGTAGACCGGCTGCAAGAGGCCTATTTCGATGTGGTGCAGGGGTAG
- a CDS encoding sigma factor-like helix-turn-helix DNA-binding protein — protein sequence MPKKTPGQYFLSKGVPPTKLAEHLEQLYPLEREVLLARAAGETLRAIGVRLSLTPEGVRQVEIRALKKLREEDITAQAQGRRFRLAVEQRLGMPLEEAVKELPEPQPMLVLAYAKGEPLADLAPTLGLSITEATALRDRAVSHLLGQERGSRAGKWAELKAAVAAALIESPLTYDDLEARFPMSRRRLMKLMQELVNEGRAELSDEYPFRFLGVQSAD from the coding sequence ATGCCTAAAAAAACACCTGGGCAATACTTCCTCAGTAAGGGCGTACCACCGACCAAGCTGGCCGAACACCTCGAGCAACTTTATCCGCTCGAGCGCGAGGTTCTGCTGGCCAGGGCTGCGGGCGAAACCTTGCGGGCCATTGGTGTGCGGCTAAGCCTGACCCCCGAGGGGGTGCGCCAGGTTGAGATCCGGGCCCTAAAAAAGCTCCGGGAAGAAGACATCACCGCGCAAGCCCAGGGCCGCCGCTTTCGCCTGGCGGTTGAGCAGCGCCTGGGAATGCCGCTGGAGGAAGCAGTTAAGGAACTGCCCGAACCCCAGCCTATGCTGGTTCTGGCCTATGCCAAGGGCGAACCACTGGCAGATCTGGCCCCTACCCTGGGCCTGAGCATTACCGAGGCTACCGCCCTGCGCGATCGGGCGGTGTCACATTTGCTGGGGCAGGAACGGGGCTCGAGGGCCGGCAAATGGGCCGAGCTAAAAGCAGCGGTGGCTGCTGCGCTCATTGAAAGCCCCCTCACCTACGACGACCTCGAGGCCCGCTTCCCCATGTCCCGTCGGCGTTTGATGAAGCTAATGCAGGAGCTGGTCAACGAAGGCCGGGCCGAGCTGAGCGACGAATACCCTTTCCGTTTTTTAGGGGTTCAATCGGCTGACTAG
- a CDS encoding HD-GYP domain-containing protein: MKALFPLPPLRVLIFLLVLLGAFVGLIYLLLPRPSAHLPSALDITFWVILIILSKRVAVTLPFNASMSHAYVVALAAITLFPPGLAAGLVFVFSFNKDFGRPGYTWYKDLFNRTQSGLATGLAGLAWGWAQAHFGAHPYLQEAAGILAASLVYFFVNVGSVTYIIYLASGASLRKVWFENFGWLWVSYLVQAPIGLLLAKAYQTPLIWGWGGFTVLFMMLLLYFSRFYWDEKVKIEAAFDDTIEVLVAALDAKDPFTRLHSERVAAIAGSIAKRMGFDEQDVKRITYAARIHDIGKVAIPDSILLKPGKLTPEEFDLIKTHPTKGLEVLHPMQSRLSKEVQGVIAHHHERWDGSGYPSRLKEEQIPLWARIVALADAYEAMTAGRAYSPAKTPQEALNEIIMQAGRQFDPQVVKHFEALWHEDPIWKDREEFLRRYTLPAHLSGLPLRSGSGQVSAISPASSSGRPGPS; the protein is encoded by the coding sequence GTGAAGGCCCTGTTTCCGCTGCCTCCCCTGCGCGTTCTGATCTTCTTGCTAGTGCTGTTAGGGGCTTTTGTTGGACTGATTTACCTGCTACTACCGCGCCCCAGTGCTCATCTTCCCAGTGCTCTAGATATAACCTTCTGGGTCATCTTGATTATTCTTTCTAAGCGTGTGGCAGTTACGCTGCCTTTTAACGCGTCTATGTCTCATGCATATGTGGTGGCCCTGGCCGCCATCACCCTCTTCCCCCCCGGGCTGGCCGCGGGCCTGGTGTTTGTATTTAGCTTCAACAAGGACTTCGGCCGCCCCGGCTACACCTGGTACAAAGACCTTTTCAACCGCACCCAGTCGGGCCTGGCCACCGGCCTGGCCGGCCTGGCCTGGGGCTGGGCGCAGGCCCACTTTGGCGCCCACCCCTACCTGCAGGAGGCCGCGGGGATTCTGGCCGCCTCGCTGGTGTACTTTTTTGTGAACGTCGGGAGCGTCACCTACATAATCTACCTGGCCAGCGGGGCCAGCCTGCGCAAGGTCTGGTTTGAAAACTTCGGCTGGCTCTGGGTGAGTTACCTGGTGCAGGCCCCCATCGGCCTGCTGCTGGCCAAGGCCTACCAGACCCCCCTCATCTGGGGCTGGGGCGGGTTTACGGTACTCTTTATGATGCTTTTGCTCTACTTCTCGCGCTTCTACTGGGACGAAAAGGTGAAGATCGAGGCGGCCTTCGACGACACCATCGAGGTGCTGGTGGCGGCCCTGGACGCCAAAGACCCCTTCACCCGGCTGCACTCCGAGCGGGTGGCGGCCATCGCCGGCAGCATCGCCAAGCGGATGGGCTTCGACGAGCAGGATGTAAAGCGCATCACCTATGCCGCCCGCATCCACGACATTGGCAAAGTAGCCATCCCAGACTCCATCCTGCTCAAGCCCGGCAAGCTAACCCCAGAGGAGTTTGATCTCATCAAAACCCATCCCACCAAAGGCCTCGAGGTGCTCCACCCCATGCAAAGCCGGTTATCCAAGGAGGTACAGGGTGTCATCGCCCATCACCACGAACGTTGGGATGGTAGCGGCTATCCCAGTCGGCTTAAGGAGGAGCAAATTCCACTCTGGGCGCGCATAGTAGCGCTGGCCGACGCCTACGAGGCCATGACCGCAGGCCGGGCTTACAGCCCGGCCAAAACGCCCCAGGAAGCCCTTAATGAGATAATCATGCAAGCGGGGCGGCAGTTCGACCCGCAGGTGGTCAAGCACTTCGAGGCCCTGTGGCACGAAGACCCCATCTGGAAGGATCGGGAGGAATTCTTACGACGCTATACCTTGCCAGCGCACTTATCGGGATTGCCCTTGCGCTCGGGCTCCGGGCAAGTCTCCGCGATATCGCCAGCCTCGAGCTCAGGTCGGCCTGGGCCTTCGTAG
- a CDS encoding DUF5317 domain-containing protein, which yields MAFATVRGLVAPEIAGPVAKALVLLLVGYGVWVNAHLRGLWFVGLGLLCNALVIFANRGHMPVSSEALYRVGLESYIPKLQQQYDAVHTLMTGSTQLWFLADIIPVHVLGYTNVISLGDVYLMVGIALTIVGGALESKRKAQEPIDIDLRF from the coding sequence CTGGCCTTTGCCACCGTTCGCGGCCTGGTGGCCCCCGAAATTGCCGGCCCAGTCGCCAAAGCCCTGGTGCTGCTGCTGGTGGGCTATGGTGTGTGGGTCAATGCCCATCTGCGCGGGCTGTGGTTTGTGGGGCTGGGGCTTTTGTGTAACGCGCTAGTTATTTTCGCCAATAGAGGGCATATGCCTGTAAGCAGCGAGGCGCTGTATAGGGTGGGGTTGGAGTCCTATATCCCCAAACTCCAGCAGCAGTACGACGCCGTCCATACCCTGATGACCGGCTCCACACAGCTATGGTTTCTGGCCGACATTATTCCGGTGCACGTGCTGGGCTACACCAACGTAATTAGCCTGGGCGACGTGTACCTGATGGTGGGCATCGCACTCACCATCGTGGGTGGGGCGTTGGAAAGCAAAAGAAAGGCACAGGAACCTATAGACATCGATCTGCGCTTCTAG
- a CDS encoding GNAT family acetyltransferase: MPIREFRMADYTSVLALWQDAGLELNPSDSFEGLQKKLERDPDLFLVVEEDGQILGALLAGYDGRRGWLYHMAVHPFGQGQGWGKRMLEELEARLKAKGCQKLNLLVEPSYTGAQDFFERLGYRRDDLIFMEKWLG; encoded by the coding sequence ATGCCCATCCGTGAGTTCCGCATGGCCGACTACACGAGTGTACTGGCCCTCTGGCAAGACGCGGGCCTGGAGCTCAACCCCTCGGATAGCTTCGAGGGGCTGCAGAAGAAGCTCGAGCGCGACCCCGATCTGTTCTTGGTGGTGGAGGAGGACGGCCAGATTCTGGGGGCCTTGCTGGCGGGCTACGACGGGCGGCGGGGCTGGCTGTACCACATGGCTGTCCACCCCTTTGGCCAGGGGCAGGGCTGGGGTAAGCGGATGCTGGAGGAGCTCGAGGCCCGCCTCAAAGCTAAGGGCTGCCAGAAGCTAAACCTTTTAGTCGAGCCATCCTACACCGGGGCCCAGGATTTCTTCGAGCGGCTCGGCTACCGCCGCGATGACCTGATCTTCATGGAGAAGTGGCTGGGTTGA
- a CDS encoding zinc-binding dehydrogenase — MRGLLFTPSIPRYAAAKLLGKRYPARALSLQLATLPEPERPAGFERLKVRLSGICGSDLALLYGKQAPTLSGMFSFPAILGHEILAELGGVRVAVNPVLACLERGLPDCPACARGDDHLCLNVAEGNFGPGMLGFCKDLGGGWAQRMVAHRERIFPIAESVPDERAVLTEPAAVVLHGLRQAWGESKPRTKPEIHHMNWRMNWPAQVLVIGAGTIGLLAVKMLRVLGFEGPLWAVARHPRQAELARQFGANQVFPSTQAAQQAAGGRRYRGILGATSWRGGFEGVVEASGSPRGLQEASWAVQEGGRVLLLGAPATALHDFSPYWFREVRLVGSYAYSWDDFAEAVRLLPEMEGVEAMVTHKFGLEAWPEAIKTAATRRGIKVVFKP; from the coding sequence ATGCGCGGTTTGCTCTTTACTCCCTCCATCCCGCGTTACGCGGCCGCCAAGCTGTTGGGTAAGCGCTACCCGGCCCGGGCGCTTTCCTTGCAGCTAGCCACCCTACCCGAACCCGAACGGCCCGCGGGTTTTGAGCGCCTCAAGGTGCGGCTATCGGGCATTTGCGGGAGTGATCTGGCCCTGCTCTACGGCAAACAGGCCCCCACCCTTTCCGGGATGTTCTCCTTCCCGGCGATCCTGGGGCACGAGATTCTAGCCGAGCTGGGGGGGGTGCGGGTGGCGGTCAATCCGGTGCTGGCCTGCCTCGAGCGCGGCCTGCCGGACTGTCCGGCCTGTGCCCGGGGCGACGATCACCTCTGCCTCAACGTGGCCGAAGGCAACTTTGGCCCCGGTATGCTGGGCTTTTGCAAAGACCTGGGGGGCGGCTGGGCCCAGCGTATGGTGGCCCACCGCGAACGCATCTTTCCCATTGCCGAAAGCGTGCCCGACGAGCGCGCCGTACTCACTGAACCTGCAGCGGTGGTGCTGCACGGACTGCGGCAGGCCTGGGGCGAAAGCAAACCCCGCACCAAGCCAGAAATCCATCACATGAATTGGCGCATGAACTGGCCTGCTCAGGTACTGGTCATTGGGGCCGGAACCATCGGTCTGCTGGCCGTCAAAATGCTGCGGGTGCTGGGGTTTGAGGGGCCTTTGTGGGCGGTGGCTCGCCATCCCCGCCAGGCCGAGTTAGCACGGCAGTTTGGCGCTAATCAGGTTTTTCCCTCCACCCAGGCGGCTCAACAAGCGGCCGGAGGCCGGCGTTACCGGGGTATTTTGGGGGCCACCTCCTGGCGGGGCGGTTTTGAGGGGGTGGTGGAGGCCTCGGGTTCCCCCAGGGGTTTACAGGAGGCTAGCTGGGCTGTGCAGGAAGGGGGGCGGGTCTTGCTGCTGGGGGCCCCGGCCACCGCCTTGCACGACTTTTCGCCCTACTGGTTCCGCGAGGTGAGGCTGGTGGGCAGCTATGCCTATAGCTGGGACGACTTCGCCGAGGCGGTCAGGCTGCTGCCCGAGATGGAGGGTGTGGAGGCCATGGTCACCCACAAATTTGGCCTCGAGGCCTGGCCCGAGGCCATCAAAACCGCGGCCACCCGGCGGGGCATCAAGGTGGTGTTCAAACCGTAA
- the metF gene encoding methylenetetrahydrofolate reductase [NAD(P)H], translated as MKISTLLQSGRPLFSFEFFPPKTPQGEAALFRTLHELKPLKPAFVSITYGAGGSERNKTAEWAARIQNEVGLPAMAHLTCVGSTREELLARLHEYAQAGVENIMALRGDPPHGAREFQPVAGGFRYASELVALIRAEFGDRFAVAGGGYPEGHPEAVSLEADLRHLKQKVEAGLDFVVTQLFFNNALYFGFVERARRIGIRVPIVPGLMPITDLAQVRRFMDLCGASIPGPLLSRLERAQSPEEVLEIGVEHTTRQAQELLEAGVPGLHLYTLNKSPATRRVMQNLQIVLR; from the coding sequence ATGAAGATTAGCACCCTGCTGCAAAGCGGCCGACCGCTTTTCTCCTTCGAGTTCTTTCCGCCCAAAACCCCCCAGGGCGAGGCCGCCCTGTTCCGCACCCTGCACGAGTTAAAGCCCCTGAAGCCCGCCTTTGTCTCTATCACCTATGGGGCCGGGGGCAGCGAGCGCAACAAAACCGCCGAGTGGGCCGCCCGCATCCAGAACGAGGTGGGGCTGCCGGCCATGGCCCATCTGACCTGCGTGGGCAGCACCCGCGAGGAACTGCTGGCCCGCCTGCACGAGTATGCCCAGGCGGGGGTGGAGAACATCATGGCGCTGCGGGGCGACCCCCCCCACGGGGCACGGGAATTCCAGCCGGTGGCCGGGGGTTTCCGCTACGCCTCCGAACTCGTGGCCCTGATCCGGGCCGAGTTTGGCGATCGCTTCGCGGTGGCTGGGGGCGGCTACCCCGAGGGACACCCAGAGGCGGTGAGCCTCGAGGCCGACCTGCGCCACCTGAAGCAAAAGGTGGAGGCCGGTCTCGACTTCGTGGTCACCCAGCTTTTCTTCAACAACGCGCTTTACTTTGGCTTCGTGGAGCGGGCTCGCCGCATTGGGATTCGGGTGCCCATCGTGCCGGGCCTGATGCCCATCACCGACCTGGCCCAGGTGCGCCGATTCATGGATCTGTGCGGGGCCAGCATCCCAGGGCCGCTGCTCTCGCGCCTCGAGCGCGCCCAAAGCCCCGAGGAGGTGCTGGAGATCGGGGTTGAGCACACCACCCGCCAGGCCCAGGAGCTGCTCGAGGCCGGGGTTCCGGGCCTGCACCTCTACACCCTCAACAAATCGCCAGCCACCCGGCGGGTCATGCAAAACCTGCAGATAGTTCTGAGGTGA
- a CDS encoding O-acetylhomoserine aminocarboxypropyltransferase/cysteine synthase family protein — translation MEFSSLAVLSGLPPQDPHNAVGVPIYATAAYGFADLEDGAHKFATNQGYTYTRLQNPTVAALEARLTALEGALGAVCLASGQAASFASLLALVRAGDEVIASPGLFGGTVGLLNQVFGLMGVRVHFVAPEVAAVQAALNEKTRAVFVEVLGNPSLELPDLQGLAGLCEAHRVALVVDNTFGAVGALARPLEHGAHVVVHSLTKWASGHGSILGGAVLSRETALWQHYPQFTSPDAQGKIPWEQFGARCFLERVRQLGLSLGGMVLSPFNAYLLFQGLETLALRIERASQTALTLARWLESQPQVAWVRYPGLPTDPAHPRAAQYLRGGFGSILTFGIRGGLEGASRFLANLKIIQAPNVGDARTLAVHPWTTTHSRIPEAARRAAGVGPETIRLSVGLESPQDLQQMLLEALASVEQVGHED, via the coding sequence ATGGAGTTTTCTAGTCTGGCTGTTTTGAGTGGGCTTCCCCCACAAGATCCCCATAACGCGGTGGGCGTGCCGATCTATGCGACGGCGGCCTATGGTTTCGCCGACCTGGAGGACGGCGCCCACAAGTTTGCCACCAACCAGGGCTACACCTATACCCGCCTCCAGAACCCCACGGTGGCGGCCCTCGAGGCCCGCCTCACCGCCCTGGAAGGGGCTTTGGGGGCGGTCTGCCTGGCCTCGGGGCAGGCCGCCAGCTTTGCCAGCCTGCTGGCCCTGGTGCGCGCGGGCGACGAGGTGATAGCCAGCCCCGGCTTGTTTGGCGGCACGGTGGGCCTTTTGAACCAGGTGTTTGGCCTGATGGGGGTGCGGGTGCACTTTGTGGCGCCCGAAGTGGCGGCGGTGCAGGCGGCTTTGAACGAGAAGACCCGGGCGGTTTTCGTGGAGGTGCTGGGCAACCCCTCGCTCGAGCTCCCCGACCTGCAAGGGCTGGCCGGGCTGTGCGAGGCCCACCGGGTGGCCCTGGTGGTGGACAACACCTTTGGCGCGGTGGGGGCCCTGGCCCGCCCCCTGGAGCACGGGGCGCACGTGGTGGTGCACAGCTTAACCAAGTGGGCCAGCGGCCACGGCTCAATTCTGGGGGGTGCGGTGCTCTCGCGGGAAACCGCCCTCTGGCAGCATTACCCGCAGTTCACCAGCCCCGATGCCCAGGGCAAAATCCCCTGGGAGCAGTTTGGGGCGCGGTGTTTCCTGGAGCGGGTGCGCCAGTTGGGGCTCTCGCTGGGCGGGATGGTGCTCTCGCCCTTCAACGCCTATTTGCTTTTTCAGGGCCTCGAGACCCTGGCGCTGCGCATCGAGCGGGCCAGCCAGACCGCCCTGACCCTGGCCCGCTGGCTCGAGTCCCAGCCCCAGGTGGCCTGGGTGCGCTACCCCGGCCTGCCCACCGACCCGGCCCACCCCCGGGCCGCCCAGTACCTGCGCGGGGGGTTTGGCAGCATCCTGACCTTTGGCATCCGGGGAGGGCTCGAGGGGGCCAGCCGCTTCCTTGCCAACCTGAAGATCATCCAGGCGCCCAACGTGGGGGATGCCCGCACCCTGGCGGTGCACCCCTGGACCACCACCCACAGCCGCATCCCCGAGGCAGCCCGCCGGGCGGCGGGGGTGGGCCCGGAGACCATCCGCCTTTCGGTGGGCCTCGAGAGCCCCCAGGACCTCCAGCAGATGCTCCTGGAGGCGTTGGCCAGTGTGGAGCAGGTGGGCCATGAAGATTAG
- a CDS encoding bifunctional oligoribonuclease/PAP phosphatase NrnA produces MDAAHNAPEPRYWEKIRTVADTLRELEGPIIVVSHVDPDGDAIGSSLGLFRALRALDKNVTWIANPPRFLRFLVREDEYSDPIQQVPEGATLVVLDSAEPSRVAGAPVEGFVINIDHHGTNPRFGYLSVVDPSKAATAQIVKDLIDALGVTWTPEIATPVLTGLITDTGNFRFANTTPEVLHTAAELVGHGVQLAELTDRLQWRPVGYFKVMGAVLSTVEFHFGGLLVTAHMPPGINEEDSDDFVGIIRYAEGSQIAVFLREREEGVKISIRSRGGVSAQAVAVKLGGGGHVPAAGATLRGVTLEEAYRKVLATVEEELRRVGYL; encoded by the coding sequence ATGGACGCTGCACACAACGCCCCCGAGCCCCGCTACTGGGAGAAGATTCGAACCGTGGCCGACACCTTGCGCGAGCTCGAGGGCCCCATCATCGTGGTCTCGCACGTAGACCCCGATGGCGATGCCATTGGCTCGTCGCTGGGGCTCTTTCGAGCCCTCAGAGCCCTGGATAAAAATGTGACCTGGATTGCCAACCCCCCGCGTTTCCTGCGGTTTTTGGTGCGGGAAGACGAGTACAGCGACCCCATCCAGCAGGTGCCGGAGGGGGCCACCCTGGTGGTGCTGGACTCGGCGGAGCCCAGCCGGGTGGCGGGCGCGCCGGTGGAGGGATTCGTGATCAACATTGACCACCACGGCACCAACCCGCGCTTTGGCTACCTTTCGGTGGTGGATCCCTCCAAGGCTGCCACCGCCCAGATCGTCAAAGACCTGATTGATGCGCTGGGGGTCACCTGGACACCCGAGATTGCCACCCCGGTGCTGACCGGCCTGATCACCGACACCGGCAACTTTCGCTTTGCCAACACCACCCCCGAGGTGCTGCACACCGCCGCCGAGCTGGTGGGGCACGGGGTGCAACTGGCCGAGCTGACCGACCGCCTGCAGTGGCGGCCGGTGGGCTACTTCAAGGTGATGGGGGCGGTGCTTTCCACGGTGGAGTTTCACTTTGGGGGGCTGCTGGTGACGGCCCATATGCCCCCCGGGATTAACGAGGAAGACTCCGACGACTTTGTGGGTATCATCCGCTACGCCGAAGGCAGCCAGATTGCGGTTTTTCTGCGCGAACGCGAGGAAGGTGTGAAAATCAGCATTCGCAGCCGTGGGGGGGTCTCGGCCCAGGCGGTGGCGGTCAAGCTGGGCGGTGGAGGCCATGTGCCGGCGGCGGGGGCCACCCTGCGGGGGGTGACGCTGGAGGAGGCCTACCGAAAGGTGCTGGCGACGGTGGAGGAGGAGCTCCGGCGGGTGGGCTACCTGTAG